One genomic region from Rattus norvegicus strain BN/NHsdMcwi chromosome 10, GRCr8, whole genome shotgun sequence encodes:
- the Or1f21c gene encoding olfactory receptor Olr1525 has protein sequence MSSTNQSSVTEFLLLGLSRQPQQQQLLFLLFLTMYLATVLGNLLIILAISTDARLHTPMYFFIMILSFTDVCFSSTTVPKVLANYMLRSQTISFSGCLTHLYFLCVFADMDNFLLAVMAYDRFVAICHPLHYTTKMTNKFCVLLIVGSWVLTNLNALLHTLLMAQLSFCGDNIIPHFFCDATPLLKLSCSDTHLNDLMILTEGTMIVVTPFFCILISYIHITCAVLRVSSPRGGWKAFSTCVSHLAVVCLFYGTIISLYFNPSSSHFAGKDMAGAMMYTVVTPMLNPFIYSLTNRDMKGALRKVFTLNLHLPIRLRKSHT, from the coding sequence ATGAGCAGCACCAACCAGTCCAGTGTCACCGAGTTCCTCCTCCTGGGACTCTCCAGgcagccccagcagcagcagctcctcttCCTGCTTTTCCTCACTATGTACCTGGCCACTGTCCTGGGAAACCTGCTCATCATCCTGGCCATCAGCACAGACGCCCGCctgcacacccccatgtacttcttcatCATGATCCTGTCCTTTACGGATGTCTGCTTCTCCTCCACCACTGTCCCCAAAGTATTGGCCAATTACATGCTCAGGAGTCAAACTATTTCCTTCTCTGGGTGTCTCACGCATTTgtactttctctgtgtgtttgctgatatggacaatttcctgctggctgtgatggcctatgaccgATTTGTGGCCATATGCCACCCTTTACACTATACAACAAAGATGACCAATAAGTTCTGTGTTCTTCTTATTGTGGGGTCCTGGGTGTTAACAAACCTGAATGCTCTGTTGCACACACTGCTGATGGCTCAACTCTCCTTTTGTGGGGACAACATCATCCCTCACTTCTTCTGTGATGCAACTCCCCTCCTGAAACTCTCCTGCTCGGACACACATCTCAATGACCTGATGATTCTTACAGAGGGAACTATGATAGTAGTCACCCCATTTTTCTGCATTTTGATCTCCTACATCCACATCACCTGTGCTGTCCTGAGAGTCTCATCCCCTAGAGGAGGATGGAAAGCCTTCTCCACCTGTGTCTCACACCTGGCTGTGGTCTGCCTCTTCTACGGCACCATCATATCCCTGTATTTCAACCCCTCATCCTCCCACTTTGCTGGGAAGGATATGGCAGGTGCCATGATGTACACAGTGGTGACCCCCATGCTGAATCCTTTCATCTACAGCCTGACGAACAGGGACATGAAAGGGGCTTTAAGGAAAGTATTTACCTTGAATCTACATCTACCAATAAGGCTTAGAAAATCACATACATAA
- the Or1f29l1 gene encoding olfactory receptor family 1 subfamily F member 29 like 1: MSSTNQSSVTEFLLLGLSRQPQQQQLLFLLFLIMYLATVLGNLLIILAIGTDSRLHTPMYFFLSNLSFVDVCFSSTTVPKVLANHILGSQAISFSGCLTQLYFLAVFGNMDNFLLAVMSYDRFVAICHPLHYTTKMTRQLCVLLVVGSWVVANMNCLLHILLMARLSFCADNMIPHFFCDGTPLLKLSCSDTHLNELMILTEGAVVMVTPFVCILISYIHITCAVLRVSSPRGGWKSFSTCGSHLAVVCLFYGTVIAVYFNPSSSHLAGRDMAAAVMYAVVTPMLNPFIYSLRNSDMKAALRKVLAMRFPSKQ; encoded by the coding sequence ATGAGCAGCACCAACCAGTCCAGTGTCACCGAGTTCCTCCTCCTGGGACTCTCCAGgcagccccagcagcagcagctcctcttcctgctcttcctcatCATGTACCTGGCCACTGTCCTGGGAAACCTGCTCATCATCCTGGCTATTGGCACAGACTCCCGCctgcacacccccatgtacttcttcctcagtaACCTGTCCTTTGTGGATGTCTGCTTCTCCTCTACCACTGTCCCTAAAGTTCTGGCCAACCATATACTTGGGAGTCAGGCCATTTCCTTCTCTGGGTGTCTCACCCAGCTGTATTTTCTCGCTGTGTTTGGTAACATGGACAATTTCCTGCTGGCTGTGATGTCCTATGACCGATTTGTGGCCATATGCCACCCTTTACACTACACAACAAAGATGACCCGTCAGCTCTGTGTCCTGCTTGTTGTGGGGTCATGGGTTGTAGCCAACATGAATTGTCTGTTGCACATACTGCTCATGGCTCGACTCTCCTTCTGTGCAGACAACATGATCccccacttcttctgtgatggaACTCCCCTCCTGAAACTCTCCTGCTCAGACACACATCTCAATGAGCTGATGATTCTTACAGAGGGAGCTGTGGTCATGGTCACCCCATTTGTCTGCATCCTCATCTCCTACATCCACATCACCTGTGCTGTCCTCAGAGTCTCATCCCCCAGGGGAGGATGGAAATCCTTCTCCACCTGTGGCTCCCACCTGGCTGTGGTCTGCCTCTTCTATGGCACCGTCATCGCTGTGTATTTCAACCCATCATCCTCTCACTTAGCTGGGAGGGACATGGCAGCTGCAGTGATGTATGCAGTGGTGACCCCAATGCTGAACCCTTTCATCTATAGCCTGAGGAACAGCGACATGAAAGCAGCTTTAAGGAAAGTGCTCGCCATGAGATTTCCATCTAAGCAGTAA